One Triticum dicoccoides isolate Atlit2015 ecotype Zavitan chromosome 4B, WEW_v2.0, whole genome shotgun sequence genomic window carries:
- the LOC119295257 gene encoding uncharacterized protein LOC119295257, which yields MEDPAGLCRHVPTMMRTAWTTRIRFLWRISSGLPTQALTRFLVRRACWGRNTGQVGRRRAPPVGGFFEAGQKSVASKDQVVLTSKWKCAKPCMDQRQQVWNAIEEQEKFEKQEKKRRQKEINCPN from the exons ATGGAAGATCCTGCTGGACTCTGTCGACAT GTTCCCACTATGATGCGGACAGCTTGGACCACCCGGATCCGGTTCCTCTGGCGGATCTCCAGCGGATTGCCGACACAAGCGCTGACCCGGTTCCTGGTGCGGCGAGCGTGTTGGGGGCGCAATACAGGGCAGGTAGGAAGGCGACGGGCGCCGCCGGTGGGAGGCTTCTTCGAGGCAGGGCAG AAGAGTGTGGCGTCGAAAGATCAAGTGGTGTTGACAAGCAAATGGAAATGTGCGAAGCCATGCATGGACCAGAGACAACAGGTGTGGAATGCCATTGAAGAGCAAGAGAA ATTCGAGAAGCAGGAGAAGAAACGAAGGCAGAAGGAGATTAATTGTCCAAATTAG